One Streptomyces sp. P9-A2 DNA window includes the following coding sequences:
- the groL gene encoding chaperonin GroEL (60 kDa chaperone family; promotes refolding of misfolded polypeptides especially under stressful conditions; forms two stacked rings of heptamers to form a barrel-shaped 14mer; ends can be capped by GroES; misfolded proteins enter the barrel where they are refolded when GroES binds), producing the protein MAKILKFDEDARRALERGVNKLADTVKVTIGPRGRNVVIDKKFGAPTITNDGVTIAREVEVEDPFENLGAQLVKEVATKTNDIAGDGTTTATVLAQALVREGLRNVAAGASPAALKKGIDAAVAAVSEDLLASARPIDDKADIAAVAGLSAQDSQVGELIAEAMDKVGKDGVITVEESNTFGLELDFTEGMAFDKGYLSPYFVTDQERMEAVLDDPYILITQGKIGSIAELLPLLEKVIQANSSKPLLIIAEDVEGEALSTLVVNKIRGTFNAVAVKAPGFGDRRKAMLQDMAVLTGATVVSEEVGLKLDQVGLDVLGSARRVTVTKDDTTLVDGGGKKEDVTGRIGQIKAEIESTDSDWDREKLQERLAKLAGGVCVIKVGAATEVELKEKKHRLEDAISATRAAVEEGIVSGGGSALVHAVKVLEGNLGKTGDEATGVAVVRRAAVEPLRWIAENAGLEGYVIVSKVAELEKGSGYNAATGEYGDLVKAGVIDPVKVTRSALENAASIASLLLTTETLVVEKKEEEEPAAGGHGHSH; encoded by the coding sequence ATGGCGAAGATCCTGAAGTTCGACGAGGACGCCCGTCGCGCCCTTGAGCGCGGCGTCAACAAGCTTGCCGACACGGTGAAGGTGACGATCGGCCCCAGGGGCCGCAACGTCGTCATCGACAAGAAGTTCGGCGCCCCCACCATCACCAACGACGGTGTCACGATCGCCCGCGAGGTCGAGGTCGAGGACCCGTTCGAGAACCTCGGTGCCCAGCTGGTCAAGGAGGTGGCGACCAAGACCAACGACATCGCGGGTGACGGTACGACCACCGCGACCGTGCTGGCCCAGGCGCTCGTCCGCGAGGGCCTGCGCAACGTCGCGGCCGGCGCCTCCCCGGCCGCCCTGAAGAAGGGCATCGACGCCGCGGTCGCCGCGGTCTCCGAGGACCTCCTCGCCTCGGCCCGCCCGATCGACGACAAGGCCGACATCGCCGCCGTCGCCGGGCTGTCCGCCCAGGACTCGCAGGTCGGCGAGCTCATCGCCGAGGCGATGGACAAGGTCGGCAAGGACGGTGTCATCACCGTCGAGGAGTCCAACACCTTCGGTCTGGAGCTGGACTTCACCGAGGGCATGGCCTTCGACAAGGGCTACCTGTCGCCGTACTTCGTGACGGACCAGGAGCGCATGGAAGCGGTCCTGGACGACCCGTACATCCTCATCACGCAGGGCAAGATCGGCTCCATCGCCGAGCTGCTGCCGCTGCTGGAGAAGGTCATCCAGGCCAACTCCTCCAAGCCGCTGCTGATCATCGCCGAGGACGTCGAGGGCGAGGCCCTGTCGACCCTGGTCGTCAACAAGATCCGCGGCACGTTCAACGCCGTCGCGGTCAAGGCCCCGGGCTTCGGCGACCGCCGCAAGGCGATGCTGCAGGACATGGCCGTCCTCACCGGCGCCACGGTCGTCTCCGAGGAGGTCGGCCTCAAGCTCGACCAGGTCGGCCTGGACGTGCTGGGCTCCGCCCGCCGCGTCACCGTCACCAAGGACGACACCACGCTCGTCGACGGCGGCGGCAAGAAGGAGGACGTGACCGGTCGCATCGGCCAGATCAAGGCCGAGATCGAGTCCACGGACTCCGACTGGGACCGCGAGAAGCTCCAGGAGCGCCTCGCGAAGCTGGCCGGCGGCGTGTGCGTCATCAAGGTCGGCGCCGCCACCGAGGTGGAGCTGAAGGAGAAGAAGCACCGTCTGGAGGACGCCATCTCCGCGACCCGCGCCGCGGTCGAGGAGGGCATCGTCTCCGGTGGTGGCTCCGCGCTCGTCCACGCCGTCAAGGTCCTCGAGGGCAACCTCGGCAAGACCGGCGACGAGGCCACCGGTGTCGCGGTCGTCCGCCGCGCCGCCGTCGAGCCGCTGCGCTGGATCGCCGAGAACGCCGGCCTCGAGGGCTACGTCATCGTCTCCAAGGTCGCCGAGCTCGAGAAGGGCAGCGGCTACAACGCCGCCACCGGCGAGTACGGCGACCTGGTCAAGGCCGGCGTCATCGACCCGGTCAAGGTCACCCGCTCCGCCCTGGAGAACGCCGCCTCCATCGCTTCCCTCCTCCTGACGACCGAGACCCTGGTCGTCGAGAAGAAGGAAGAGGAGGAGCCGGCCGCCGGCGGCCACGGCCACTCCCACTGA